One genomic window of Cricetulus griseus strain 17A/GY chromosome 3, alternate assembly CriGri-PICRH-1.0, whole genome shotgun sequence includes the following:
- the Ppp4c gene encoding serine/threonine-protein phosphatase 4 catalytic subunit, which produces MAEISDLDRQIEQLRRCELIKESEVKALCAKAREILVEESNVQRVDSPVTVCGDIHGQFYDLKELFRVGGDVPETNYLFMGDFVDRGFYSVETFLLLLALKVRYPDRITLIRGNHESRQITQVYGFYDECLRKYGSVTVWRYCTEIFDYLSLSAIIDGKIFCVHGGLSPSIQTLDQIRTIDRKQEVPHDGPMCDLLWSDPEDTTGWGVSPRGAGYLFGSDVVAQFNAANDIDMICRAHQLVMEGYKWHFNETVLTVWSAPNYCYRCGNVAAILELDEHLQKDFIIFEAAPQETRGIPSKKPVADYFL; this is translated from the exons ATGGCGGAAATCAGCGACCTGGACCGGCAGATCGAGCAACTGCGGCGCTGCGAGCTCATCAAAGAGAGCGAAGTCAAGGCCCTCTGCGCGAAGGCCAG agagATCTTGGTAGAAGAGAGCAACGTGCAGAGGGTGGACTCGCCAGTCACA GTATGTGGTGACATTCATGGACAATTCTATGACCTCAAGGAGCTTTTCAGA GTAGGTGGCGATGTCCCTGAGACCAACTACCTCTTCATGGGAGACTTTGTGGACCGTGGTTTCTACAGTGTTGAAACCTTCCTCCTCCTGCTGGCTCTTAAG GTTCGATATCCTGACCGCATCACTTTGATCCGGGGCAATCATGAGAGCCGCCAGATCACCCAGGTCTATGGCTTCTATGATGAATGCTTGCGCAAATATGGTTCAGTGACTGTATGGCGCTACTGCACTGAGATCTTTGACTACCTCAGCCTGTCTGCCATCATTGATGGCAAG ATCTTCTGTGTGCATGGGGGCCTCTCCCCTTCCATCCAGACCCTGGACCAGATCCGGACAATTGACCGAAAGCAAGAGGTACCCCATGATGGACCCATGTGTGACCTCTTGTGGTCTGACCCTGAAG ACACAACAGGCTGGGGAGTGAGCCCCCGTGGGGCAGGCTACTTGTTTGGCAGTGATGTGGTGGCCCAGTTCAATGCAGCCAATGACATTGACATGATCTGTCGCGCCCATCAATTGGTGATGGAAGGTTACAAGTGGCACTTCAATGAGACCGTGCTTACTGTGTGGTCAGCACCTAATTACTGCTACCG CTGTGGGAATGTGGCAGCCATCTTGGAACTAGATGAGCATCTCCAGAAAGATTTCATCATCTTCGAGGCTGCACCACAGGAAACACGTGGCATCCCCTCCAAGAAGCCGGTGGCTGACTATTTCCTGTGA
- the Ypel3 gene encoding protein yippee-like 3 isoform X4, producing MYGLGPHSPPLLPDRHWAPSARRGPLPAWGHCPWPPPWCGFQSPRRFRPTWMIVTGGIAVPTAVPTWLTTTTSSPRVNVGCGPAEERVLLTGLHAVADIHCENCKTTLGWKYEQAFESSQKYKEGKYIIELNHMIKDNGWD from the exons ATGTATGGCCTTGGTCCTCACAGTCCACCTCTCCTCCCTGACAGGCACTGGGCTCCCTCTGCTCGCCGTGGGCCGCTCCCCGCGTGGGGCCACTGCCCTTGGCCCCCGCCATGGTGCGGATTTCAAAGCCCAAGACGTTTCAGGCCTACTTGGATGATTGTCACCGGAGGTATAGCTGTGCCCACTGCCGTGCCCACTTGGCTAACCACGACGACCTCATCTCCAAG GGTGAATGTGGGCTGCGGGCCAGCAGAGGAGCGGGTGCTGCTGACAGGTCTTCATGCTGTCGCTGACATCCACTGCGAGAACTGCAAGACCACTTTGGGCTGGAAATAT gAGCAAGCCTTTGAGAGCAGCCAGAAATACAAAGAGGGGAAGTACATCATTGAACTCAACCACATGATCAAAGACAACGGCTGGGACTGA
- the Ypel3 gene encoding protein yippee-like 3 isoform X1, which produces MVRISKPKTFQAYLDDCHRRYSCAHCRAHLANHDDLISKSFQGSQGRAYLFNSVVNVGCGPAEERVLLTGLHAVADIHCENCKTTLGWKYEQAFESSQKYKEGKYIIELNHMIKDNGWD; this is translated from the exons ATGGTGCGGATTTCAAAGCCCAAGACGTTTCAGGCCTACTTGGATGATTGTCACCGGAGGTATAGCTGTGCCCACTGCCGTGCCCACTTGGCTAACCACGACGACCTCATCTCCAAG TccttccagggcagtcaggggcGTGCCTACCTCTTCAACTCTGT GGTGAATGTGGGCTGCGGGCCAGCAGAGGAGCGGGTGCTGCTGACAGGTCTTCATGCTGTCGCTGACATCCACTGCGAGAACTGCAAGACCACTTTGGGCTGGAAATAT gAGCAAGCCTTTGAGAGCAGCCAGAAATACAAAGAGGGGAAGTACATCATTGAACTCAACCACATGATCAAAGACAACGGCTGGGACTGA
- the Ypel3 gene encoding protein yippee-like 3 isoform X2: MIVTGGIAVPTAVPTWLTTTTSSPRVNVGCGPAEERVLLTGLHAVADIHCENCKTTLGWKYEQAFESSQKYKEGKYIIELNHMIKDNGWD; this comes from the exons ATGATTGTCACCGGAGGTATAGCTGTGCCCACTGCCGTGCCCACTTGGCTAACCACGACGACCTCATCTCCAAG GGTGAATGTGGGCTGCGGGCCAGCAGAGGAGCGGGTGCTGCTGACAGGTCTTCATGCTGTCGCTGACATCCACTGCGAGAACTGCAAGACCACTTTGGGCTGGAAATAT gAGCAAGCCTTTGAGAGCAGCCAGAAATACAAAGAGGGGAAGTACATCATTGAACTCAACCACATGATCAAAGACAACGGCTGGGACTGA
- the Aldoa gene encoding fructose-bisphosphate aldolase A isoform X2 — translation MPYPYPALTPEQKKELSDIAHRIVAPGKGILAADESTGSIAKRLQSIGTENTEENRRFYRQLLLTADDRVNPCIGGVILFHETLYQKADDGRPFPQVIKSKGGVVGIKVDKGVVPLAGTNGETTTQGLDGLSERCAQYKKDGADFAKWRCVLKIGEHTPSALAIMENANVLARYASICQQNGIVPIVEPEILPDGDHDLKRCQYVTEKVLAAVYKALSDHHVYLEGTLLKPNMVTPGHACTQKFSNEEIAMATVTALRRTVPPAVTGVTFLSGGQSEEEASINLNAINKCPLLKPWALTFSYGRALQASALKAWGGKKENLKAAQEEYIKRALANSLACQGKYTPSGQSGAAASESLFISNHAY, via the exons CTCATCGAATTGTGGCCCCGGGAAAGGGCATCCTGGCTGCAGATGAGTCCACTG GAAGCATTGCCAAGCGCCTGCAATCCATTGGCACTGAGAACACCGAAGAGAACAGGCGTTTCTACCGCCAGCTGCTGCTGACTGCTGATGACCGTGTGAATCCCTGCATTGGGGGGGTGATCCTTTTCCATGAAACACTGTACCAGAAGGCCGATGATGGACGTCCCTTCCCCCAAGTTATCAAGTCCAAGGGCGGTGTTGTGGGCATTAAG GTAGATAAAGGCGTGGTGCCTCTGGCAGGAACCAATGGTGAGACCACCACTCAAG GACTGGATGGGCTGTCTGAACGATGTGCCCAGTACAAGAAGGATGGAGCTGACTTTGCCAAGTGGCGTTGTGTGCTAAAGATTGGGGAACATACTCCCTCAGCCCTTGCCATCATGGAAAATGCCAATGTTCTGGCCCGTTATGCCAGCATCTGCCAGCAG AATGGCATTGTACCCATTGTGGAGCCCGAAATCCTCCCTGATGGGGACCATGACTTAAAGCGCTGTCAGTATGTAACTGAGAAG GTACTGGCTGCTGTCTACAAGGCTCTGAGTGACCACCATGTCTATCTGGAAGGCACACTGTTGAAGCCCAACATGGTCACCCCAGGCCATGCCTGTACCCAGAAATTTTCCAATGAGGAGATTGCCATGGCAACTGTCACAGCACTTCGTCGCACAGTGCCCCCTGCTGTTACTG GGGTCACTTTCCTGTCTGGAGGGCAGAGTGAGGAAGAGGCATCCATCAACCTCAATGCTATCAACAAGTGCCCACTGCTGAAGCCATGGGCCTTGACTTTCTCTTATGGCCGAGCCCTGCAGGCCTCTGCTCTGAAGGCCTGGGGTGGGAAGAAGGAGAATCTGAAGGCTGCCCAGGAGGAGTACATCAAGCGAGCCCTG GCCAACAGCCTCGCTTGTCAAGGAAAGTATACCCCAAGTGGTCAGTCTGGAGCTGCAGCCAGTGAATCTCTCTTCATCTCTAATCATGCCTACTAA
- the Ypel3 gene encoding protein yippee-like 3 isoform X3, which produces MQPEASSALGSLCSPWAAPRVGPLPLAPAMVRISKPKTFQAYLDDCHRRYSCAHCRAHLANHDDLISKSFQGSQGRAYLFNSVVNVGCGPAEERVLLTGLHAVADIHCENCKTTLGWKYEQAFESSQKYKEGKYIIELNHMIKDNGWD; this is translated from the exons ATGCAACCTGAGGCCTCCTCA GCACTGGGCTCCCTCTGCTCGCCGTGGGCCGCTCCCCGCGTGGGGCCACTGCCCTTGGCCCCCGCCATGGTGCGGATTTCAAAGCCCAAGACGTTTCAGGCCTACTTGGATGATTGTCACCGGAGGTATAGCTGTGCCCACTGCCGTGCCCACTTGGCTAACCACGACGACCTCATCTCCAAG TccttccagggcagtcaggggcGTGCCTACCTCTTCAACTCTGT GGTGAATGTGGGCTGCGGGCCAGCAGAGGAGCGGGTGCTGCTGACAGGTCTTCATGCTGTCGCTGACATCCACTGCGAGAACTGCAAGACCACTTTGGGCTGGAAATAT gAGCAAGCCTTTGAGAGCAGCCAGAAATACAAAGAGGGGAAGTACATCATTGAACTCAACCACATGATCAAAGACAACGGCTGGGACTGA
- the Tbx6 gene encoding T-box transcription factor TBX6, which produces MYHPRELYPSLGTGYRLGHPQSGTDSSFPPALTEGYRYPDLDTSKLDCFLSGIETAPHTLSAPPPLPLLPSSLGPETAPPPSEALHSIPGVSLSLENQELWKEFSAVGTEMIITKAGRRMFPACRVSVTGLDPEARYLFLLDVVPVDGARYRWQGQHWEPSGKAEPRLPDRVYIHPDSPATGAHWMRQPVSFHRVKLTNSTLDPHGHLILHSMHKYQPRIHLVRATQLCSQHWGGVASFRFPETTFISVTAYQNPRITQLKIAANPFAKGFRENGRNCKRERDARVKRKLQGPEPVATEACGSGDTPGGPCDSTLGGDIRDSDPEQTPAPREAASATAPPCGGPSAEAYLLHPAAFHGVPSHLPARNPSFPEAPDPGRPAPYSAAFLELQPGPGGSAYHTAPSVTPFAPHFIQGGPFPLPYPGPGGYLDMGSKPMY; this is translated from the exons ATGTACCATCCACGAGAGTTGTACCCCTCCCTGGGGACTGGCTACCGTCTGGGACACCCCCAGTCTGGGACAGACTCTAGCTTCCCACCTGCCCTGACCGAGGGCTACCGCTACCCTG ATTTGGATACCTCTAAACTGGATTGCTTCCTCTCTGGGATTGAGACAGCTCCCCATACTCTGTCTGCACCCCCTCCTTTGCCCCTTCTGCCATCTTCTCTGGGCCCCGAGACAGCACCACCACCTTCAGAGGCCCTTCACTCGATTCCTGGGGTCAGTCTGAGCCTGGAGAACCAGGAGCTGTGGAAGGAGTTCAGCGCTGTGGGGACAGAGATGATCATCACCAAGGCTGGCAG GCGCATGTTCCCTGCTTGCCGAGTGTCAGTCACTGGCCTGGACCCGGAGGCCCGCTACTTGTTCCTTCTGGATGTGGTTCCAGTGGATGGGGCTCGGTACAGATGGCAGGGCCAGCATTGGGAGCCTAGTGGCAAGGCTGAGCCCCGCCTGCCTGACCGTGTCTACATCCACCCTGACTCCCCTGCCACGGGCGCCCACTGGATGCGGCAGCCAGTATCCTTCCATCGTGTTAAGCTCACCAACAGCACGCTGGACCCCCATGGCCAC CTGATCTTGCACTCCATGCACAAGTACCAGCCTCGAATCCACTTGGTGAGGGCCACCCAGCTTTGCAGCCAACACTGGGGGGGTGTGGCCTCCTTCCGATTCCCAGAGACCACCTTCATCTCTGTGACAGCCTACCAGAACCCTAGG ATCACACAGCTGAAGATTGCAGCCAACCCCTTTGCCAAAGGTTTCCGAGAGAATGGCAGAAACTGTAAGAG GGAGCGAGATGCCCGTGTGAAGAGGAAACTTCAGGGCCCAGAGCCAGTGGCCACAGAGGCCTGTGGGAGTGGGG ATACACCAGGGGGGCCCTGTGACTCCACCCTGGGTGGGGACATTCGAGACTCAGATCCAGAGCAGACCCCAGCCCCCCGGGAAGCTGCTTCTGCCACAGCCCCTCCATGCGGTGGTCCCAGTGCTGAGGCCTACCTCCTGCACCCTGCAGCTTTCCACGGGGTCCCCAGTCACTTACCAGCCAG GAACCCCAGCTTCCCTGAGGCTCCAGACCCTGGGCGCCCAGCCCCCTACTCAGCTGCATTCCTGGAGCTACAGCCTGGACCAGGGGGCTCTGCCTATCACACAGCTCCATCTGTAACACCCTTTGCCCCACACTTCATTCAAGGGGGCCCCTTCCCTCTACCATACCCAGGACCTGGAGGTTATCTGGACATGGGATCCAAGCCAATGTACTGA
- the Mapk3 gene encoding mitogen-activated protein kinase 3 isoform X2 (The sequence of the model RefSeq protein was modified relative to this genomic sequence to represent the inferred CDS: added 99 bases not found in genome assembly), whose protein sequence is MAAAAAPGGGGGEPRGAAGVGPGVPGEVEVVKGQPFDVGPRYTQLQYIGEGAYGMVSSAYDHVRKTRVAIKKISPFEHQTYCQRTLREIQILLRFRHENVIGIRDILRAPTLEAMRDVYIVQDLMETDLYKLLKSQQLSNDHICYFLYQILRGLKYIHSANVLHRDLKPSNLLINTTCDLKICDFGLARIADPEHDHTGFLTEYVATRWYRAPEIMLNSKGYTKSIDIWSVGCILAEMLSNRPIFPGKHYLDQLNHILGILGSPSQEDLNCIINMKARNYLQSLPSKTKVAWAKLFPKSDSKALDLLDRMLTFNPNKRITVEDALAHPYLEQYYDPTDEPVAEEPFTFDMELDDLPKERLKELIFQETARFQPGAPEAP, encoded by the exons CAGCCATTCGACGTGGGCCCGCGCTACACGCAGCTGCAGTACATCGGCGAGGGCGCGTATGGCATGGTCAG CTCTGCTTATGACCACGTGCGCAAGACTAGAGTGGCCATCAAGAAGATCAGCCCCTTCGAGCACCAAACCTACTGCCAGCGCACACTGAGAGAAATCCAGATCTTGCTGCGATTCCGCCATGAGAATGTCATAGGCATCCGAGACATCCTCCGAGCACCCACCCTGGAAGCCATGAGGGATGT ttacattgTTCAGGACCTCATGGAGACAGACCTGTACAAGCTGCTTAAGAGCCAGCAGCTGAGCAATGACCATATCTGCTACTTCCTCTACCAGATCCTTCGGGGCCTCAAGTACATACACTCAGCCAATGTGCTCCACCGGGACCTGAAGCCCTCCAACCTGCTTATCAATACCACCTGCGACCTTAAG atCTGTGATTTTGGCCTGGCCCGGATTGCTGACCCTGAGCATGACCACACTGGCTTTCTGACGGAGTATGTGGCCACACGTTGGTACCGAGCCCCAGAGATCATGCTTAACTCTAAG GGCTACACCAAATCCATCGACATCTGGTCTGTGGGCTGCATTCTGGCTGAGATGCTCTCCAACCGGCCCATCTTCCCCGGCAAGCACTATCTGGACCAGCTCAACCACATTCTAG GTATCTTGGGCTCCCCATCCCAGGAGGACCTTAATTGCATCATCAACATGAAGGCTCGAAACTACCTACAGTCTCTGCCCTCTAAAACTAAGGTGGCATGGGCCAAGCTTTTTCCCAAATCTGACTCCAAAG CTCTTGACCTGCTGGACCGGATGTTAACCTTCAACCCCAACAAGCGCATCACAGTAGAGGACGCACTGGCTCACCCGTACCTGGAACAGTACTATGACCCAACAGATGAG cCAGTGGCTGAGGAGCCCTTCACTTTTGACATGGAGCTGGATGATCTCCCCAAGGAGAGGCTGAAGGAACTGATCTTCCAAGAGACAGCCCGCTTCCAGCCAGGGGCACCAGAGGCCCCCTAA
- the Gdpd3 gene encoding lysophospholipase D GDPD3 — MAQRADILELDCQLTRDGVVVVSHDKNLSRQSGLNKDVDSLDFKELPLYKTELEIYFSPGQFAHGSDRHMIRLEDVFQEFPRLPAIVEIKEKNEELIHKVANLARSFDRSEITIWASEKNSIMKMCKAANPEMPMAFTILRSIWILLLYYLGLLPFVSIPEKFFLCFLPTIINRTYFPFSCGWMNQLSAAVTKWVIMRKSLIQHLQDRGVQVLFWCLNEESDFEVAFNLGASGVMTDFPTALRRYLDKKEEPRAPASSI, encoded by the exons ATGGCCCAGCGAGCAGATATCTTAGAGCTTGACTGCCAGCTCACACGGGATGGCGTGGTGGTAGTGTCACACGACAAGAACCTGTCCCGCCAGTCAGGCCTAAATAAGGATGTGGACAGCCTGGACTTCAAG GAACTGCCCCTCTACAAGACAGAACTGGAGATTTATTTCTCCCCAG GCCAATTTGCCCACGGGTCAGATCGGCACATGATACGACTGGAGGATGTATTCCAGGAATTTCCAAGGTTGCCCGCGATTGTGgagatcaaagaaaaaaatgaagagctCATCCACAAG GTAGCCAACCTGGCTAGAAGCTTTGACCGCAGTGAGATTACTATCTGGGCTTCAGAGAAGAACTCGATCATGAAGATGTGCAAGGCTGCC AACCCCGAGATGCCGATGGCCTTCACGATATTGAGATCAATATGGATACTGCTGCTCTACTACCTGGGGCTGCTGCCTTTTGTCTCCATACCTGAGAAGTTTTTCTTATGCTTCCTGCCCACCATCATCAACAG AACTtacttcccattttcctgtggatgGATGAACCAACTGTCAGCTGCGGTTACAAAATG GGTCATCATGAGGAAAAGTCTGATCCAACACTTGCAGGACCGAGGGGTGCAG GTGCTATTTTGGTGCCTTAATGAAGAGTCGGATTTTGAAGTGGCCTTCAACCTGGGGGCCAGTGGTGTCATGACAGATTTCCCCACAGCCCTGAGACGCTACCTGGACAAGAAGGAAGAACCAAGGGCCCCTGCCTCCTCAATCTGA